AACGGTCAGCATATCGACTTCGTTAATATCTAATGTGCCAAGCGTTCGATAGATCAGGTTTTCGTCAGGACGCCCCAGATTTTGCGCCAATAGAACCGGCACGGCATCACCACGATAGGAAATCAGTATATCTCTTGCCGTTGCCAATTGACTGCGCCGGCGCATCGAAACCGGATTATAAAAGGCGATAACAAAATCGCCTGCCCCGGCGGCATGAATACGTTGTTCAATGGCAGTCCATGGGGTTAATAAATCGGAAAGAGAGATGGTACAAAAATCATGACCAAGCAAAGCGCCTGATCGTGCGGCAGCCGCCTGAAGCGCTGAAATGCCTGGTGCGCTGACAACGTCAACCCGGCGCGCAGCATCACTAACGCCGCCATCATCATCTGTACGATCAAGCAATTCAAATACCAATGCGCCCATTGCGTAAATACCCGCATCACCAGAACAGATAATAGCCACATCCTTGCCAGTCGCGGCTGTTTCCAGCGCATAACGGCAACGTGCTTCTTCCTCGCCAAGCTTGAAATCTCGCCGTGGAATATGGGCAGCTATCGCGCCAAGTATATCGATATATAGACCATATCCAACCAATTCATCAGCCATCTGCACCATGCGTGATGCCTCAGGCGTGCGCCACGAACTTTGTCCCGGGCCAATCCCTATCAACATAACCCGACCAGTTTTACGCCCCCCCAGCATAGTGATATCAGCACATGGTTGATCAAGCAAAGCCACCGCCATAGTTGATGATGCTGATTTTTGCTTTTCGACAAGCAGTCGTCCGTTTATGCCAGATGCCGCCAGTGCGGCGGCCTCGGCCACTCCATGCGCCCCTATTTCTGCATGGACAACTTCCGAGGGATTAGCCAAACGCGGCGTTTCAGCTTCAAGACGGGCAACGTCATAAACCAGAAACGGGACATCAAGATGTGCTGCCAAAGCCTTTATGGCTGGCTCATCAGCCTTAATATCCACTGACACCACAGCCGCAATCGCTGACGGGTTTAGATCATGCGCGTCGAGATGCGCCAAAACATGCGGCATCAGTTCCTCAACTGCACAACCTCTTGCGCACCCAACACCCAGAACAAGTTGCTGCGGACAATAAACAAGCTGATTATTTGCGGGAGCTAGAGCCTGCATGGTTGCGGTGAGAACGACATCATCACCATGCGGCACCTTAGCCAGCCATGAATCTAATGATGCCTGTGCCTCACCATCACGCTTTGCGCCTGTTCCTGCCAGCAAGCTTGCCATAACGGGTGCGGCCTGATCCGGGTTTGCCAAGCGCCATCCTTGTGGGGGTTCATCTAAGGATGCCGACCATGCGATATTGCCAGCCATGGTCACGGCGATATGGCTATCATTTTCAGATGCTAATGCTTTGGCTATCCTAAGCCCGCCATGATGCCCGCCCAGTAATGGGACAATATTTACCCCATCATCGGACATCGCCAATACGGGGGCATCAGCTGTTTTATGCGACAAATACGGCGCTACCGCGCGAATCAGAATGCCCGATGCGCATATACCTATTATCGGACGTCCGGCAACGAATAATGCACCGATATGGGCTATTGTATCATCAAACAGATATGGCGCATCAGGGCAGCGGCTTTGCAGACCGTGAATATCGGCTTCAATACGCGACGCCAATGATCTGGCAAGGGTCAGTCCAGAAGCCGTCAATGCGACCATAACAGGACGCCGTGAGGTTAAAGCCATGGGTCATCACCCTTATATAAAATAATCATTGAGAAATAAGGTGCGTCATCGGGGGCATCAGATAATTTGTGACAGGTTTGGTGCGATAATGACGCGTGGCTGACATAGCGGGCTGTTTCGGCATAACCAAGCCGTTCAAACAGGCTACGAACCCGCGCAAGATGCCGTCCCACCTTGATAATGACTATCGCTTCGGCAGCTTTTATACCCGCTTCGAGCGTTGTATCATCAAGCGGTGCGGGCAAAATGGTCAATATATCATTACGCGCCACAAGCGGATGAGCCACCGCCGCCGCACACGCTGTCATCGAGGTGATGCCGGGGATGATTTCAACTTCGTAATCACGCAGACGTGCCAGCAGATACATGAAAGAGCCGTAAAATAGCGGATCCCCCTCGCATAGCACAACAACATCACGCCCAGCATCAAGATGGGTTTTGATCACTTCGGCACCCTGATCATAGATGCTTTGCGCTGGCATTCGCCCGCTTCGCATTGGCACCACCATCGGGATTTCAATAGCATCGCAAGATATGGCATCAGCCACAATAGAACGGGCAAAGCTGACACCATTGTCAGGTGCCGGATAGGCAATCACCGTTGCCGCTTCAACCAGACTCCATGCGCGGCGGGTGACAAGTTGTGCGTCGCCAGGCCCCGTGCCGACGCCATATAACCTGCCTAAGCTCATAGGCTTGATCCACTTGTATTGATGTTTTTCCGCCAAACCCATTGTGTTACCGGCATAAGGGCACGCCAGCCATGATATCCTCCAACCGGATCAGCGTGATTGACAGCTATGCGTGTTAAATCGCCTTTTGTCGCTTGCCAAGATGACAGCAAAATGGCTTCACTTTCGAGCGTTACCGCATGGGCAACAAGAACACCACCCGGACGAAGTTGTTGCTGGCAAAGCGCTATTAACGCGGGGGACAGACCACCACCAATAAAGATAGCATCCGGTGTTGGCAGGCCAAATAGCCCATCGGGCAAGGATGCGTGAATGGCGTGATAGCCAGCAGCGTCTGGACTATCATGCGAAGCCGAAACCCCGTGACGGCGGGCATTAGCCATCGCACGTTTGATCTGCGCGTCATCGCGGTCAATCGCATAGGCCTTTCCCCGCGGTGCATGGCGCAGAAAATCGATAGATACAGCACCAGATCCAGCACCTACATCCCACAGCACAGCCCCCGGAAAAGGTGATAATTTTGCCAGCGCGCTGGCGCGTAAATCGCGCTTTGTCATCTTGCCGTCAGTTTCAAACAAACTGTCTGAAAGAGCCATGCCTGTTGCACCAATATGATCCGGAACGGTGATCGCCAAAATATGAAAATCAGATATGTCTGCATGCGCCCATGCGCTGGCTATAGCATCAAAACGGGTTTCATATTCACCACCGATATCACCCAGCACAGTGATATGCGCCGAACCATATCCATGATCAACCAGAAGGGCAGCTATATCGGCGGCTGATTGGGCATTTGCTGTCAGCACAAGCAGTCGCGCCCGCGGATAGAGATAGGGAATAATACCCGTTACTGGACGGCCATGCACGGTTACAGTTTCACAATCGGCAAGCGGCCATCGCATGCGCGATGCCGCCATCTGAAATCCAGAAACAGCAGGCATGATTACGCATCTATCATGACCAAAATGCGTGACCAAACTGGAACCGACGCCAAACCATAATGGGTCACCTGTCGCCAGAATTACGATATTTCCAACAGTCGCCTCGAGTTTGGTAGTCAAATCAGAAAAAGGTGTAGGCCAGCTTTCGATTATGCCATCTGTATCAATCGTGGCATGGAACCGTTTCGACGCAAATATGTGATCGGCGGCCTTGATACAAGCAAGTGCATCAGGTGCCAAAGCCATGCACCCCGCTTCGGTAACGCCTATAATGGTAATATTTTGCGGGGCTGTGCTCATCTTGACCGCCCAGCGATCACCGCAAGCGCATTCAATGCCGCCGACGCAATTGCTGACCCCCCAAGAGTACCATGAAGGGTGATAAAGGGCGGCGCATACGGCTGTTCTAACGTGGCATGTTTGGCTGCTACGGACCACTCATCTGCGAGAGAGGCCAGCGCCATTTTTGACTCAGCCGCGCCAATAAAGCCGACAGGAAAACCAAGAATCAAAGCTGGTCTTACTGACTCATCACGCATACGTTCAAGCAAACGAAACAGGGCTGTTGGTGCATTGCCAATAACCACGATCCCGCCCTCAAGCCGTTCGTCCCATAGATCAACCGCCGCCGCCGAGCGTGTGGTTTTGTCAGCTAGGGCTCTGGCAGGTGTTTGCGGATCGTTTAATGTCACCCGAACCGGGTTATCTGCAGGTAGAAAACGTCGTGTTATACCCGATGCAACCATTTCACAATCACAAAAAATATGCGCGCCAGCTCGTAAAGCGGTAACCGCAGTTGATGTAGCATCCGCATCAATAACCAGCTGTTCAGCCACATCAACCATGCCACACGCATGAATGATACGGATCGCTATTTCGGCATCATCACCTGAAAAAGTGCCCAGCTGTGCCTGTTCACGAACATGCGCAAAGGATGCGTCGTAAATGGTCTGCGGGTCTTTGATATAGGAATAGGTTGTTGTCATCAGCGCCAATCACCTATCTGATTCCTGACTGGACTTGGGTTTGTAGTTGCGCACCGATTCCGGCCCATGCGGATGTTTTGCATGCGGATAAGGCTGATGCGTATGCCCATGATGATGGTCATGATCGTGGTGATGGTCATGATCGTGGGCATGATCGTGGCCGTGATCATGGTGGTGGTCACTGTCAAGGCGACACGCACCGCTACAGAAGCTATCACATAATTTACAATCTTCGACATTGCTACCGGGGGCTGAAATTCCCTGCCCCTCGACGTGATGATGATGACTTTCCTGTGCCACACCAACATCAGCTTCAAAACCCAGCACTTGCGCGCGGTATTTACACAAAGCACAGTTCATATTGTTATTACCATCAATGATCTCACGAACCCGATCGGCAAAGGTTGCAATCACTTTCGGATGGTCATTCAGATAGCTGGCCTTAATAAATTCAATATCCGGATAATGCGCTGCCACTTCATCGGTAAAGCCATAAATACGGTCAATCAGAATGCCTGAAAATAGGAAATACGGAAACACAACAACACGTTTATAGCCAAGCCGCGCTACATGCTCGAGGCATGGCTGGACAAGGGGAAAGGTTACGCCGCTATAGCCAACTTCTGCCCAGCCAAACCCCATACCTTCCCACAGCATCCGGCAAATTTTGGAAACATTGGAATTCGCATCAGGATCAGAGGCACCGCGCCCGATAACAACAAGGCAAGTATCAGCAATATCAACCGCACCATAGGTGGCGTTCGCTTCATCGACTGCGGATTTAATCCGATCACCAGCCGCTTGCAGCATTTGCAGATCGATCGCCAATTCACGGCCATATTGTATCGTAATATCATGTTCAGCCGCATAGGTGTTAAGTACCGATGGAATATCATTTTTGGCATGGCCAGCCGCAAACAACATGCCTGGCACCGCCAGAACATGCGTCACCCCTTTTGCACGCAAAGCATCCAGACCTGTTTTGATCACAGGTGTTGCAAATTCCAGATAACCATATTCGACAGGCCAGTCCGGAAACAAAGGTGCCAGTTTTTCCGCAAGTACGGCAAATTCCGTGACTGCGGATTTTGACCGTGAACCATGACCACATATCATCACACCATATTTTGGCGGTGTTTGCGTTTCATTAACATCATGCATTTTGTTCTGTCCCTTCGGTCACATCGGGAAGTTCACCCCCATCATCAGCATTGTCACCAGTATTACCTCTGGCACCGTTAGCTGATTTAATATCACTATCTTGTCTTCGCTTACGGTTTATAGCCAGAATGCCAGCCAGACCAACAGCCAGACCGCCTAGCACGGCACCCGCTATATGGCTATGACCGGCAAATTCGCCGAAATGCCCAATATGCGCAAATGCAGGCGCGCTGGCCATATTCAAGATAATACCGAAACCGAATATCAATAAGCAGGATTTGTTCTTATACATTCATATCTCACGTCACAAATTGTTACATCATGAATCAGGTGAGATATGTTTTGGATAGAAGCAAAGCAAAAACTAGAAACACAGCCATTTTGCTGCGTCATAGATCTTGGCTCGGGGCCCGGAATTGGTTGCCTGATTTAGGTCCACCGCACCGGGATCGCTTTCATCTTGTTCACAAGTCCACCGTCCTTGATTATGCATACTAGGAAGTTAGAACAATTACAATTACCCATAACCGCCATTAATTAGGTGAATTGCAACAAGCACGTTGAGCCATATCGCCTATATGGCTTACTATCATCATGGTAAAATACTGTTAGCGGAACATATCATCCTGATGTCTTCATTTTCCGATATAGAATTACGTGCGCTTGTTCTGATTGCGGCTATCTTGATCGACAGGATGGTTGGTGAACCTGCGCTGTTATGGCGGCACTTACCGCATCCAGTCGTTTTTTTTGGAAAATTAATCAGCTTCTGTGACCGAAAACTGAACCAAAAACGCAGAAAATGGACAGGGAGAAGACGACGTCTGCATGGGCTAATGGCCATATTGTTTCTGGTCGTGATTGCTGGCATTGCTGGATATGTGGCATCTTTTGGCGGGCTAATAGCCGATATTGTCATCGTCACTATTCTTATTGCTGGCAAATCGCTACATGATCATATTGATGCCGTTGCTGTTGCTTTACGCCGCGACATTAGTTCTGCCCGATACGCAGTCAGCATGATTGTCGGACGGCAAACCAACAATCTGGATGAAGATGAAATTGCACGTGCTGCCATCGAAACAGGTGCTGAAAACCTATCTGATGGCGTTTTTGCCCCTGCCCTATGGTATCTTGCGCTTGGGTTACCGGGAATTCTTATCTATAAAATGACCAACACGGCTGACAGCATGATCGGCTATAAAAATGCACGCTATCTGGCCTTTGGCTATGGCGCGGCTAAATTTGATGATTTGCTTAACTATGTTCCCGCACGCCTGACAGCTTTGCTAATCGCACTTGCTGGAATGCTCAAAGGCAGTTTACGGTTTTCTACCCTGTATCTTTTTGTCCCTGATGCCCGCACGCATAGCTCGCCAAATTCAGGTTGGCCCGAAGCCGCTATGGCATATGCCTTGGATATTTGGTTGGCCGGATCAAGATATTATGGGAATAGGTTGATTGTCGCGCCACGGATGAATCCTGACGGACGTTTGGTTGAAAGCAACGATATTCAAAAATCACTTGAAATATTGACCACTGCACAAATTCTGTTTCTTTTGGCCATCGCACTGACATTGATATGGTGGCATTTAGCTAGCTAGGTTGGTGACTCAAAGCCCCGCAATTTTTGCAATTTTATCCATATCAAGATGCGTCGCAATATGTTCAGCCAGTTTATCAAGAATTTCATCCACCATATCGTCATAATTGAGCTGGCTTTGTATCCCGCCAAGTTGCTGCATAAAGGCACTGCGAAAATCATTGCTACTGAAAATACCATGCACGTAACTGCCCGCGACCAACCCGCTTGGTGATACAGCTCCTTCCGGACGTCCTTCAATCATCAGTAAAGGGCGATCCCTATCATTTCCGCGCGTTCTGCCAATATGAATTTCATAACCAGAAACCAGAACCCCAGAATCAGCTGTCGTGGCGGCAACCTGTCTGACAGTTTTGTCAGTTGCCAAAAATGTTTCAACATCCAGCAAACCAAGCCCCTCGGCTGATCCTGCCTTACCTTCAATGCCATATGGATCATGTACCCAGTTACCAAGCATCTGATAACCACCACAAAGACCCAGCACACGCCCACCACGCCGGACATGGTTGATAATATCAGCGTCCCAGCCTTGCTGGCGCAAAAAGCCCAAATCAGATATTGTCGCCTTTGAACCGGGTATCAGAATAACATCCGCATCAACAGGCATAACATCACCTGGCTGAACAAGTGTCAGATCGATGCTGGGCTCAACCGACAAAGGATCAAGATCATCAAAATTGGCAATCCGTTGCAACAGCGGCACAGCAATTTTGAGTGCTTTATCTGAGCTGCCCATTGATTGCGATGACCCGATATCAAGGATATCTTCAGCTGGCAAAAGCCGCGCATCGGCAAACCATGGCAATATGCCAACACCATCCCACTTAGTATGGCTTTCGATAATTTTCATACCATCATTAAATAGATTAGTATCGCCACGGAATTTATTGATTAAAAATGCTTTTATCAAATTTGAATCTGCATTATCAAGCACCATATCGGTACCAACAAGACTGGCAATGACCCCACCTCGATCAATATCACCAACAAGAATAACGGGTATATCAGCCGCCTGTGCAAAGCCCATGTTGGCGATATCACCTGCCCGCAAATTTACCTCAGCGGGACTGCCAGCGCCTTCGACAATGACGATATCTGCCGTTGTGCAAAGCCGGTTAAAACTATCCATTACGCGTGGTAACAAGGTGGCTTTATGTGTGCCATATTCCTTGGCACGCATGCTGCCAAAGCGTTTTCCCTGAACGATAATCTGTGCCCCCGTATCCGTTTCAGGTTTGAGTAAAACCGGGTTCATATCAACAGAAGCGGCAACACGACAGGCCAAAGCCTGCAAAGCTTGCGCGCGGCCTATCTCACCACCATCGCTGGTCGCAGCCGCATTGTTTGACATATTCTGGGGTTTGAAAGGTCGGACAGTCAGGCCTTGATTGGCAAAATAACGACACAGGCCAGCGACCAATACCGATTTACCAACATTTGAACCCGCCCCCTGAATCATAAGACATGGTGTTGGCTTGTCTGTTGGTGAAAACACGGCGTGATCAACCATTAAAATTCAACACCAATCTGCGCCTTTATGCCAGAACGGAAAGGATGCTTTATAAGTGACATATCAGTAACAAGATCGGCTATTTCTATCAGCTCTTCAGCCGCATTACGTCCGGTCAGCACAACATGCGTCATGTCTGGCTTTTGCGTTTGCAGGAAGCTGATAACCTCATCAAGCGAAATATACCCATAGCGCAAGGCGATATTGATCTCATCCAGCAAAACCATTGCATTGGTGTCATCCAGAATCAAAGCCTTTGCCTGTTCCCAAGCAGCCAGTGCGGCGGCAATATCACGTTCTTTATCCTGCGTTTCCCAGGTAAAACCCTCGCCCATTGTATGAAACTGGCATAGATCACCAAAATGAGCCGTGATGAGATTGCGTTCACCCGTATCCATGCCCCCTTTGATAAACTGAACAACAGCACACGGCATCTGATGCGCGATACAACGAAAAATCATGCCAAAAGCGGCCGAGGACTTCCCTTTGCCTTTACCCGTATTGATAATGATTAACCCTTTTTCCTGGGTCTTACTGGCCATGATTTTGTCACGCGCCTGTTTTTTCTTAGCCATTTTGCTGTTATGGCGATCTATATCGTTTGGTGCCTGATCATCGGTCATCTTGGTTCCCCCTTCGTTTCTCAAGCTCAGCTTGCACGCTATTGCGTCTTGGTGTCCATAGGCCACGGTCGATGGCCTCTTGAAAGCGTGCCAGCATATCGGCATAGGCCGCGTCATTGGCCGTTTCAAGAAAATCGCGCACAAGGTCATCTTCTATATAGGCTTCATATAAGGCGGTGAAATGATGTTCATCAACCATCCGCGTGGTGGCCGCAAAAGCAAACAGATAATCAACGGTTGCCAGCATTTCAAATGCCCCTTTATAGCCATGTCGCATAGCCCCCGCGATCCATTTGGGATTACTAGCGCGGCCACGAACAACACGGCTGATTTCTTCGGCAAGGCTTCGGATAACGGGGCGCTCAGGTAATGAGTGGTCGTTGTGATAGACGGGCACATCACGCCCTGACAGATGCGCGACGGCGGCAGACAGACCACCTGCAAATTGATAGTAATCATCGCTATCAAGGATATCATGCTCACGATTATCCTGATTATGCAGCACTGCATCTGACGATGCCAACCGAGCTTCTAGCGCATCACGGGCATCAATTCCTGATAATTGTTCACCATAAGCATATGATGACCAAGTCAGAAAAGCTTCGGCAAAATCAGCACGTTGTTCCCAGATACCCTCATCAATCAGAGTTTGCAGACCTGCACCGTAAGCACCTGGCTTGGCACTGAAAATACGCATGGTACTTTGCCGCAACGCATCCTTAAGCGGCACACCATTATCCGTAAGCTTGGTTGTTTCGGCACGGGCAACCGCGGCAAGCGGGTTCTGGTCATCAGGCTCATCAAGTGCCGCAACAGCCTGAACAGCGCGATCAATCAGACTCATCTGTGCGGGAAAAGCATCGCGGAAAAACCCTGAACAACGCAATGAAATATCAATGCGAGGCCGACCCAGCACCGCTAGAGGAATGATATCAAACCCTGTCACACGGCGTGAATTATTGTCCCATTCAGGTTGCACACCCATTAAAGCCAGTGCCTGCGCGATATCATCACCGCCTGTTCGCATGTTTGATGTACCCCATGCCGACAGCACCATCGCCTTTGGCCAGTTACCATGATCAAGCAGATATCGGTCAAGCAACGCATTTGCCGACGCCCATCCCAAACGCCACGCAACCGGTGTTGGCAAAGCCCGGCTGTCAATTGAATAAAAGTTGCGGCCTGTTGGCAACACTTCGGGACGTCCACGTGTTGGCGCACCAGAAGCACCTGCAGGCACAAACTGACCCGCAAGTCCTCGTTGTAGAGCGTCTCGTTCAGCCTCGCCGCATGTATTTAAGGATGGTTTAATCACCGTTAATCCATGCGACAGCACCCTTGCCGATACTGGCCCTGGTGGTTTGATATCACCCGCAACCAGCGCCGCCGCCAGCATATCAAGCCGTTCCACTGTATCACCCTGACTTCGCCAGATGCTATTGGATATTTCAGCAAGAATGGCTGGTTGTGTTCCCTGCCAAGAAACAGCGCGTTCGGCAGTCAAAGGATCAAATAATTCATCCCCAATCGATAATTCAAGATCATCTGCCAACGCCCGAAGCAGTGACGCATGCGCGCCCTCTCCATCATAACGAGGGGTGCGCAAAATCTGTACCAGCAACGCATTCAACAGATCAGGCGCAGCATTACGGCCAAAAATATGCAAACCATCACGGATTTGCAGTTCCTTTAGATCACACAGGAAATTGTCAAGTTTCAGCAGTTTTTCACCAGCAGCATCATCAGGTAGAATGCCGCAATCCTTGGCCAGACCCGCGCGCTCAGCGTCAATCAGAATATCTTCTAAAAGTGCGGTAGAACGGGCTTTATCCATGCCAGCGGCTTCATAATATTCGTCCATTTGCGACTCGATTGCCGCCATGACCCCATGCGAGTCAGCATTTGTCATCGGTGGTGTCAGGTGGTCAAGCACAACCGCCGCGGTGCGGCGCTTGGCCTGTGCCCCTTCACCCGGATCATTGACAATAAAGGGATATAAATGCGGCACCGCCCCCAATACGGCCTCAGGATAACAAGACGCACTCAAAGCAAGCGCTTTGCCAGGTAACCATTCCAGATTGCCATGCTTGCCAAAATGAACCACGGCATCCATGCCCCAGATGTCACGCAACCAGATATAAAAGGCAAAATAATTATGTGGCGGCACCAGATCAGGCGCGTGATAGGTTGCCTTTGGATCGATATTATATCCCCGCGCTGGCTGAACACCGACGACAACATGCCCAAAGGCCAGAACCGGAATGCGGAAAGCCTTACCGTCAAACATGGGATCTTTTTCAGTAGTGCCCCATCGATCAATGACTGCGGATCGCACATCATCCGGCAATGATGCAAAGGCGTGCGCATAAACATCATGGGCTAGCGTTATATGGGATTCGCGCCCTTTCCATCCGGCGTTTGTTGGGCCTTTGCGAAGCGCAGCAATCAAATCGGCACTTGAGTTCGGTAAATTCGTGATTGTGTATCCAGCCACCTGCAAATCACGCAGCGTCTGAAACGCACTTTCTGGCGTATCAAGCCCAACCCCATTGGCAATCCGCCCGTCCTTATTCGGATAATTAGCAAGGATGAAAGCGATCTTTTTATCAGCCGGCTGTTTTTTGCGTAATGTACACCATTTTGCAGCTAAGCTTGCCACAAAACGGGCACGCTCTGGCACCAGCACATAATGCGTTGTCATGGCATGTGTAACAGCATCTTTGCTTAGTGGCTTTTTAAAGGCGATGGCGCGCGATAAAATTCGGCCATCCAATTCAGGCAAAGCCACATTCATCGCCAAATCACGCGCGGTTAGACC
This window of the Candidatus Puniceispirillum marinum IMCC1322 genome carries:
- the cobN gene encoding cobaltochelatase subunit CobN, which encodes MHLLKIDESGALYDSEEAVDLAQPPGDIVILSSADTEVSLLANAAASLKLKNAAIGDIRIANYLSLTHPYSVDLYIEKTAAKARIIVVRLLGGASYWSYGTQQLRQLAQNTDIKVIFISGDGKPDAELDYLSSVDTAICADLAAYLDGGGLMNAESFFLRLYDIANDTQNAPPARPLLRAGLYWPDCDLPDFDTIRSQWGDQTRPVAALVFYRALVQAGDLAPIDGLIEACIAAGMNPLAIYASSLKEAQSASIVAECLHTAKADVILNMTSFAVSDPSAVDNMQPAKQNMRSAGPFGTVDAPVFQVVLASNRASDWQDNSAGLTARDLAMNVALPELDGRILSRAIAFKKPLSKDAVTHAMTTHYVLVPERARFVASLAAKWCTLRKKQPADKKIAFILANYPNKDGRIANGVGLDTPESAFQTLRDLQVAGYTITNLPNSSADLIAALRKGPTNAGWKGRESHITLAHDVYAHAFASLPDDVRSAVIDRWGTTEKDPMFDGKAFRIPVLAFGHVVVGVQPARGYNIDPKATYHAPDLVPPHNYFAFYIWLRDIWGMDAVVHFGKHGNLEWLPGKALALSASCYPEAVLGAVPHLYPFIVNDPGEGAQAKRRTAAVVLDHLTPPMTNADSHGVMAAIESQMDEYYEAAGMDKARSTALLEDILIDAERAGLAKDCGILPDDAAGEKLLKLDNFLCDLKELQIRDGLHIFGRNAAPDLLNALLVQILRTPRYDGEGAHASLLRALADDLELSIGDELFDPLTAERAVSWQGTQPAILAEISNSIWRSQGDTVERLDMLAAALVAGDIKPPGPVSARVLSHGLTVIKPSLNTCGEAERDALQRGLAGQFVPAGASGAPTRGRPEVLPTGRNFYSIDSRALPTPVAWRLGWASANALLDRYLLDHGNWPKAMVLSAWGTSNMRTGGDDIAQALALMGVQPEWDNNSRRVTGFDIIPLAVLGRPRIDISLRCSGFFRDAFPAQMSLIDRAVQAVAALDEPDDQNPLAAVARAETTKLTDNGVPLKDALRQSTMRIFSAKPGAYGAGLQTLIDEGIWEQRADFAEAFLTWSSYAYGEQLSGIDARDALEARLASSDAVLHNQDNREHDILDSDDYYQFAGGLSAAVAHLSGRDVPVYHNDHSLPERPVIRSLAEEISRVVRGRASNPKWIAGAMRHGYKGAFEMLATVDYLFAFAATTRMVDEHHFTALYEAYIEDDLVRDFLETANDAAYADMLARFQEAIDRGLWTPRRNSVQAELEKRRGNQDDR